AGGAGAAATTTTGATGACTTTCGCATTGCTTGCAATAAAGTCTTAAAAACGATTAATTAAAGTTATATAAAATTCAGTTTCTTATCTATAAGACTTATAAATCAGCCCTAAGATTTAACCAGTTAGAAAAATAAATGATTTAAATTTAATACTTTAAACAGCTTAATCAGACGTTATTTTTATTTAACAGGCTCATTTTCCGCTCTATTTCTATATTTTTCACATCTCAATTCATCGAATATAAATATTAGTTCATATCCAAGTACAATTTTCTATTAAAAAAAACTTAAAAAATCAGAAGGTTGAATATTTTTATAGCAGTATTTTAGTCGCAGGGTTATAAAATAAATCGGTCAGAAAAAGCTTTATAGCAAGTTTTATTTACCTTCTATCTAGCTTGAATGGGCAGTCAAACACCTCTTCTCAGCTCTTGATTGTTTTACATAGGCTTTGTATAAAGAATCAGTGGCTTTGACTAAAGCATATTGTTCTTATGCGTTTGATCAGTCATAATTTGCATAAGCAATATTCAATTCAGCCCAGATTAATTGAATTTGTTCTCAATCAGAATACAAACCCATCCAAATTTATGTTTTCTCATTCTCTTCGGATGGACAAATAGGATAGTTTTTCAAAATGACTCAGCAAGCACAGACCACTCAGGGTTCCATTGTCGCAATCGTCACCCCAATGTTTGAAGATGGCAGCGTAGATTGGAAGAGCCTCGAGAAGCTGGTTGAGTGGCATATTGCAGAGGGTACAAATGGAATTGTCGCCGTAGGTACTACCGGTGAAGCCTCTACGCTCAGCATGAGTGAACATACGCAGGTGATCAAAGAAATCATCCGTGTGGCAAAAAAACGTATTCCTGTGATTGCGGGTACGGGGGCAAACTCGACCCATGAAGCCATTCAATTAACCCGTGAAGCCAAAGAACTGGGGGCTGATGCTGCCCTGTTGGTGACACCTTATTATAATAAACCGACCCAGGAAGGCTTATACCAGCACTATAAGGCGATTGCTGAGGCAGTTGATCTTCCACAGATTCTTTATAATGTGCCGGGCCGTACAGGCGTAGACATGGCCAATGAAACAGTGATTCGTCTGGCAGATATTCCGCAAATTGTGGGCATCAAGGACGCAACCGGTGATGTTGCGCGTGGTGCAGCCCTGCTTGAGGGCCTGACTGGCAAGAACATGACCGTCTATTCAGGCGATGATGCAACGGCTTATCAGCTGATGGGTCATGGGGCTAAAGGTAATATTTCGGTGACTGCCAATGTGGCACCCAAAGCCATGAGTGAAGTCTGCGCGGCTGCACTTCAAGGCGATATGGCACGTGCTGAAGAGCTGAATTCGCAGATTGCAAATTTACACAATATTTTATTTTGCGAATCGAACCCGATTCCTGTGAAATGGGCACTTCACGATATGGGCTTAATCGGTACAGGTATTCGCCTGCCATTAACCCCTCTTGCAGAACAATATCGCGCTCCGCTTCATGAAGCACTGGTTGTAGCGGGCGTCATTCAATAAAAGAGCACAATTATGCATTTACGTTTAGGACTTACCTTCGCACTTTCAGTATTGGGTCTGGCAGGTTGTAGTTCACTGGCCTTTAATAATGGCACTTTAGATTATAAAGAAACGACTACTCTCGAACCCTTACAATATCCTGAAGGTGCCATGGTACGTCCTGCAACGCCATTGTACCCTGCTCCTATTGTAGATCCGCTGGCGATCGAGCATGCGCCCAAGCTGGAAAACCAGCGTGCGAACCGTTTTGCCCTACCACGTCCACCTGCTCAGAGTATGGATTCAACCCAAACTGATGTAACTGAGACGGCTCCGATCGGAAAACCACAGCTGGTTGTGGATGGAAATCAAAATCCACTACTTAAAATCGATGGAAATTCTGCTACAATCTGGCAATACACACTTGCTACCCTCAGCAGCCTTAACTATTCCATCGTTGGCCAGAACCCAAATCGTCATGAAGTGACGATCAAAGTCGACCAGCAGACCTATGTATTAAGACTATCTCCTGTCGGTTCGAGTCATAACCTCGCTGTGTTCAATACCGATAACAGTTTTGCAGACCGTGAAAAAGCCGCAGAACTGCTCAATCAGATTTACCAAAATTGGCCAGCCTAGACAGTTCTAGGCATTTTTTTTTGTAGAAGGTTCCCTCATGTTAAAACAAACCTTGCTCTATACTGGTAAAGCGAAATCTGTCTATACCACGGACAGCTCAGACCACTTGATTTTAGTTTTTCGTGACGATGCGTCCGCATTCAATGGCGAAAAAATCGAACAACTAGATCGTAAAGGTAAGGTGAACAACCGTTTTAACGCCTTCATCATGGAAAAACTGGCCGAAGCGGGTATTGAAACCCATTTCGAAAAACTGTTAACACCGAATGAAGTTCTGGTCAAAAAACTGGACATGATTCCGGTAGAATGCGTCATCCGTAACTATGCCGCGGGTTCTTTATGCCGCCGTCTGGGTGTAGAAGAAGGTAAAGAGCTGACTCCACCAACATTTGAATTGTTCTTTAAAGATGATGCGCTGGGCGATCCAATGGTCAATGAATCGCAAGCGATTGCTTTGGGTTGGGCCAATGCTGAACAATTGGAAAAAATGAAAGAATTGACTTATCAGGTGAATGATGTGCTCAAAGCATTGTTCGATGCTGGCAATATGATTCTGGTGGATTTCAAGCTTGAATTTGGTGTTTTCCATGACCGTATTGTGTTGGGTGATGAGTTCTCTCCAGACGGTTGCCGTCTGTGGGACAAAGACACCAAGAAAAAACTGGATAAAGACCGTTTCCGTCAAGGTCTTGGCGGTGTTGTAGAAGCTTATGAAGAAGTTGCGGCACGTTTGGGTATCAATCTTGAAGATATCTAAGCCCTAGCTGAAGCTAAGCTTTAAAAAACCGGACGATCAGTCCGGTTTTTTTGGATAAGATGATCGGAAAAAATAATCCTGTTGATAAAAATCATTGTTTTTACTTTATATAACGTTTCCATTAAATTTTTTATAGCAAGCTAAACCAGAATTCTCAGAGCGTTCAATCGCTTTTTAGCCGACCAGATTTCCCCCTCCCCTCGAGGAGGTTATCTCCCCGAAAAAAACATCCTGTTTTCCGCCCAGTTCACCTCAAACTGGGCTTTTTTTAACTATTGCTGCTGTTCCTGCTGCCAGCGGCGCTGTTGCAAACGTTCCGCTTCCACTTCACGCTTATTACGTGCCGATTCATACAATTTGGTGCCTTTTAGCTCAGGCGGCAGATAGTCTTGCAGAACAAAATGTTCCGGATAATGATGCGGATAGAGATAATCCACCCCATAACCCTGGGCTTTCATCAGTTTGGTCGGCGCATTGCGTAAATGTAAAGGCACTGCAAGATTTGCGGTTTTTTCTGCCAGTTCCATAGCTTTGTTAATCGCCAGATAGGTACTGTTACTTTTGGCGCTGGTCGCCAGATATACCGCACATTGCCCCAAAATAATCCGGCCTTCCGGCATGCCAACAGCCTGTACCGAGCGGAAACATTCACCAGCCAGCAACAAGGCATTTGGGTTAGAATTGCCAATATCTTCTGAAGCTGCAATCAGCATACGGCGTGCAATAAAGACCGGGTCTTCCCCGCCTTTGAGCATGCGTGCCATCCAGTACAATGCAGCATCCGGATCACTACCACGGATCGATTTAATAAAAGCCGAGACCAGATCATAATGCTGCTCACCGGACTTGTCATAACGAGCAATATTCTGCTGTGCGACTTTGACCACCACTGCATTGGTGATGATATTTTCCTGCTCAGCTTCAAAAGTGCTGGCCACCAGATCAAGCAGGTTCAGTGCCTTGCGTGCATCGCCTGCGGCAAACTGGATCAGGGCATCAAATTCTTCAATCTGCAGATAACGTTCTTTCAGGAAACTGTCTTTTTCGATGGCCTGGCCCAGCAGGGTCTGAATCGCTTCAGGACTAAGTGCATTTAAGGTATAAACCTGACAGCGTGACAGCAAAGCACTGTTGACCTCAAATGAGGGATTCTCGGTGGTCGCACCAATCAGGGTAATCTTGCCTTTTTCAACCGCATTTAACAGTGCGTCCTGCTGGGATTTATTGAAACGGTGAATCTCGTCAATAAATACCACCGGTGTAAGCAGGTCTCCTGTTTCGGCAATCAGCTCCCGTAGTTCTTTGACTCCGGTATTCAGTGCAGACAAGCTAATAAATGGCCGATCAACTGCTTGCGCCAGCAGCAGGGCAATCGTGGTTTTTCCGACTCCTGGCGGTCCCCAGAAAATAATGGAAGGCAAATGCCCCTGATCAATCATTTGGCGTAAAGGTGCATTTTCCCCCAGCAGATGTTCCTGTCCGATAATTTCAGTAAGGTCACGTGGCCGTAGGCGTTCGGGAAGCGGAATATGGTGGTCTGACATCGGATAATAGGCTCAACATAAGAACTGATTTCATTCTAACATTCGCAGTTTTGAATCCAACATTCAACGTTAAAACTATAAAAGATTCGTCAGGGTCTGTTGATCTTCCATCAATAGATCGCGCGCTCTGCTAAAACTGGGGCAAATGAGGCGTGAAATACAGGGAATAACCAGACTGCCCAGTTTCATAACGTAATCTGAGCCAGTATCAGTGCTATAAGCGCAAATGAAGCAGCATCTTGTTCAAAGCCCAAGAGAAGTAATATATTTTTTAATTTCCAATCCACGCATCTATGGAAAAGCAAGCAAATTAAAGCTAGTAAATTATGAATTAATTACATTGTAACTTCCATATTGTTTTATTCTAATTAAAATAATCGGAGCAACCTCGCAGCACACTTTTTAGAGGTTATGGCGGTGAATGCATGAAGCCTGGCAAATCTAGATCAATACCTGCAGAAGCTACGGAATCCCGGGTTACTTCTGTTGGGCTATTGCATTCGTCCAATACCGTTGCCATACAGCAATTCATTGATGATCTGCCTCATCCCCTTTGGGTGATGAGCAAAGACCAGCAGCAGTATTTTAATACAGCCATGATCGAGTATCTGGGTATCAACCTGAATGACAGCCACCACCTCGACTGGCATCATTTTATCCATAGCGATGATTTGCAAGCTGTTCTCGATAAGTGGCATATAGCGCTCAACCAGCAGCAGAATATTGACATCCAATGCCGTATCCAGCAGCCTGAAGGCAATTACCGCATATGTAGGCTGAAGATAAAATACTGTCCTCAGCCTGAACATCTGCTGCAATGGTCCATTTCCCTGACCGATCTACAGGACTATGTTGAACTTCAGCAACAGCTCGCTCAGAGCGTACCTCGCCAGCACAACATGCCGGATGGCCCGGCAGGAAAAACCGGCCAGATCCATCATTCTGGCCATCAAATCCTGAGGATTGATCCGCTCCCGCAAAATGACCGGTGTACCCCGGCCAAGATCGGCCAGCAGACGTGGGCAGAACTGCAATTGAATAGCGTGAGTAAACGCGATGAATTAACTGGCCTATATAATCGTAATACCTTCTATCACACTTTCAAACAGGTCTTGTCTCAGGCCAAACACCAGAACAAGAAACTCGGCTTATTGCTGATTGACCTGGATTATTTCCGGCATATTAATGACACGCTGGGGCATCTGGCGGGAGATCATTTGTTGCATATTCTGGGTCAACGTTTCCAGAATTGTTTTGCTGCCAATACACTGGTTGCCCGTCTTGGCGGTGATGAATTTGCAGTGTTGGTCCAAGATCTGAAAAGTGAGGAACAGCTGATTGCGACGGCGCAGCTGGCCTATCAGCAGCTTAAGCAGCCGGTGGGTTATCTGGGACATAGCATGCGCAGTGCGATGAGTATCGGTTGCGCCATTTATCCGCGAGATGCCTTAAGTAGTTCCAATCTATTAAAGTCTGCCGACATTGCCCTGAATGATTTAAAAAATAGTGGTCGTGGCGGGATCCGTATGTTTAATCAGGAAATGTCGACCTCTCTAAACCAAATTACCCAACAGCTGACGCTGGCCCGCAAGATTATTCATGCCGATCAGATTGTGCCTTATTATCAGCCCAAAGTTCGGCTGTCAGATGGTGCAGTCATTGGTTTTGAAGCCTTGTTACGCTGGCAGGACCGGCACCAGCAGATCCAGCTGCCCTCGGATATTTTTGGTGCCTTTCAGGACTATGAGCTGGCTTCGCGGATTAGTGAAACCATGCAGCTTAAAGTCTTTGCAGATATGAGCCGCTGGCAGGCTCAAGGTCTAGAACTCTTGCCGATTTCAATCAATGCAGCACCAGTTGAGTTTCTGCGCGACAACTATGCCGAAAAACTGCTGGCGCGTCTGGCCAGATTTGATATTCCAACCGATAAGGTCGAACTGGAAATTACCGAACAGAGCCTGTCAGAAAGTGGTGCCCATTATGTGGTCCGTGCCTTAAACCTGCTCAAGCAGGCCGGGATTCATATTTCACTGGACGATTTTGGCACCGGACATTCATCGCTCACCCGCTTGCAGGAATATCCGGTCGATTGCATCAAGATTGACCGTAACTTTGTAGAACGCATGAACATAGATCCGTCTGCCTTGGCCATTGTCAAAGCCATTACCCAGATTGGTTCGAGCATCTCGCTGGATATTCTCGTGGAAGGCATTGAAAATACCGAACAGCTAGATACCCTGATGGGTTGTGATTGCCAGATCGGACAGGGTTTTTATTTTTATCGTCCCATGTCCGGCGAGTCAGCCCAGCTGCTGCTACGTTCCACTGGTTAAAAAGCTGAACCTTGCAGTCTAGCGTACCCAGCGGACTATATATTCTTCAATTTCATCTTCGTGTATATCAGTCTCGCTCAGACAGCGACCCGCGGCAGATTTTCTGGCCTGCAGGATAGTTTGCCGTGAACCCGTATTCAGATAATGCCAGGACGGCAAACTCTTGCCTTCATTTACACGGCGATAGGCACAGCTGGACGGCAGCCAGTGAATCTCTTGCAATTTTTCAGGCGTGAGCTGAATACAATCTGGCACATAGTCCAGACGGTTGGGATAATCCGAACAACGTGCCGTCTGACAGTCCAGTAGCTTGCAAGCCACCTTGGTATAGGCGACTTCTGCCGTTTCCTCATCTTCCAGCTTGATCAGGCAGCAGAGTCCGCAGCCGTCACAGAGCGCTTCCCACTCGGCTGAGGTCAGTTCAGTCAGGGTATAATGTTTCCAGAAATGCGGACGCAGAACATCAGACATAAGCAATAAGTATGGTAAAAGTCAGCTTATTATACCAAGTCTCAACAGACGAAATGCAGCGGGCGTCTCTTATTATCAGCACGTAAACTATTGTTAAATCATAGACAGTTCATCAACAAAACACTAACAGTGCCAAAAATTGATTATTTCTATACTGATTTTGAGAATAAAAACACATGGAGAATATTATGTTTCGCTGGGCTATTATTTTTGCTGTGATCGCCTTAATTGCCAGTTTACTCGGTTTTGGTGGAGTAGCCGGCTTATCTAAGGATTTCGCGATTATCTTACTGGTAATTGCTGTTATTCTTGCCATTGTTGGTTTTCTTTCTCGCGGCAAGGTCTAGCGACTGAACAGTGCCAAGAAAAAGTAACTTCAAAAAAACAAGAGCCATTTGGCTCTTGTTTTTTTTATAGGTTAAATGGACTTAGGGTTTAAGATGACGGGGTCTAAAGCCCACTGCTAATAGTGCTACTGCATAGGCCAGCATCCCCACCAGACAGAGGATAAGTACTTCCACCACCCGCATCCAGGCGGAAACATCCGCATCATACCAAGTCAATGCATAGCCCAAGGCCGCAATCATTACTGCATTGGCAAACAGAAATTGCAGGAAGATCTTTTTCCAGTGAGCGCCAAAGCGGAAAATATTGCGTTTGTGCAGGTAGAAATAGAGCAGGCCCGCATTTACCATAGCCGAACCAGTCGAGGCCAGTGCCAGCGCCATATGTTCAGCTTCCCAGTTAATCAGCTTGAACAGGCCAATAAACACCACGTTTAAAATCGCATTGGCTGCCACAGCCATCAGGCCAATCCGGACCGGGGTACGGGTATCCTGCTGGGCATAAAAACCAGGTGCAAAGACCTTGATCAGCATAAAGGCAATGACCCCACCACTCATACATTGCAGGGCCAGTGCGGTCATCTGGGTATCTTCAAAAGTGAACTGACCGCGTTCAAACAGGGCCTGAATAATCGGGGTCGACAGCATGAACAGCGCAATACTGGCCGGTAGACCCGCCATAACAATCACTTTGGCAGCCCAGTCCATCATTGCTTTGAATTTTTCCGGATTCTGCTCGCTATGCCGCGCCGATAAAGAAGGCAGAATAACCGTACCTATCGCCACACCAATTAGCCCCAGCGGCAGCTCGGTCATACGCTCGGCACTGTACAGCCAGGAGACTGAACCATCCTGCATAAAGGAAGCCCAGATGGTGTTCAGCAGCAGGTTAATCTGGGTGACAGAGACTCCAAACAAGGCCGGCAGCATCAGTTTCATGATGCGCTCCACACCTTCATGTTTAAAATCAACTTTAGGCGGAATCAGCAGCTTTTTACGCCATAGTTCTGGAATCTGCAGGGCCAGCTGTAAAATACCGGCAATAATCACGGCCCAGCCCAGTGCCATAATTGGCTCGGCCATATACGGGGTAAGCCACAAGGCACCGGCAATCATGGCCACATTTAATAAAACCGGTGCAAAAGCTGGCGTGGTAAAAGAACCATAGGTATTTAAAATACTGCTGGCAAATGCCGTCAAAGACATGAATAGCAGATAGGGAATAGTCAGCCGGAACATGTCGGTGGCCAGCGCGAACTTTTCCGGATCACTATGGAAGCCCGGTGCATAAACATACATCACTGCAGGAGCAGCAATAATTGCCAGCATAGTCAAGGTGGTCATTACTGTGGCCAGACAGCCAAAGACCCGGCTAATCAAAATCTGAACTTCAGCATGGGCCCGACCGGTTTTGTATTCGGTCAGGACCGGAATAAAGGCCTGGGAAAAAGCCCCCTCTGCAAACAGTCGCCTGAAAAAGTTCGGAATACGAAAGGCCACCACGAAGGTATCAAAATCTTTACCGGCACCAAATACATTCAGTAAAACCACATCCCGGATCAAACCCAGAACCCGTGACAACATGGTCATTGCACTGACAATCACGGTCGAACGCCAAAGCGCCATCCTATTCACCTAATCTTAATTTGTGGCTATTGTAATCAAACTCGGGAAAGAAGTTTATGACTTAATCCCCTGACTCTGCAGCGTTGATTGCTGTTTTATAATACTGGAGCTGACTGCGGAACCCAGCCCAGTCAAAATACGGTCCCGGATCGGTCTTACGGCCTGGGGCTATATCTGAATGCCCGGCAATATGCTGCTGGATTTTAGGATAATGGGCTTGCAGACACGCCGTAACCTGCACCAGAGCAGCATACTGTACCGCTTCAAACGGCAGGTCATCGCTGCCTTCCAGCTCAATTCCGATTGAATAATCATTGCATTCTTTTTTGGCCAGATAAGTCGAGCGCCCGGCATGCCAAGCCCGATCCTTAAAATTGACAAATTGCAGTACTTCACCGGAACGTAAAATCAGCAGATGGGCCGAAACCTGCATCCCTTCAATGGTTTGAAAATACGGATGCACAGAGCAATCCAGTTGATTCTGGAAAAACTGTTCAATATAAGTACCGCCAAATTGCGACGGCGGCAGGCTGATATTGTGAATCACCACCAGCTGAATCTCGGTCTGCTCGGGGCGTCGGTTAAAATTCGGAGAAGCCAGCTGACGTGCGCCCAGCAATTGCCCATCCTTGATGTGAAACTCAGCCGCCTGTTGCATAATCCTGTCCTGTTACAAAATAAAACCTGCAATACCAGGATTGCAGCCCGCCTAATGCTAAAACTTTCAAAGGCAAATCTCAATTCATCCTCATGGCGGGGAGGAAAAATCGCTTATTTTTATGTAACAGTGTTAAGATAATGCGCAATTTTTCACGGCTAAAAAAGATACGGAAATACTCATGAGCATATCTCAGGCTTTGCTAGAACAGTCGATTCAGATCAATATCCAACAGGCCTTATCGGAAGATATCGGAGACGGCGACATTACGGCCCTGCTCACTCCTGAAGATGAACAGGCCACTGCCACCATCATTAGCCGTGAAGATATGGTACTGGCTGGTCAGCCGTGGGTGAATGCCCTGATTCATGCCTATGACCCAAAGGTTGAAGTGACCTGGCTGAAAAATGACGGTGAACGGGTAGAGGCCAATGAAGTCTTTTTAAAGTTGGCCGGTTCGGCACGCAGCCTGCTGACCGTGGAACGTCCTGCCCTTAACTTCATCCAAACGCTTTCTGCTGTGGCGACCAAAACCGCTTTATATGTCAAGGAACTTAAGGGTTTAAATACCAAATTGCTGGACACCCGTAAAACCTTGCCCGGCTTACGGATTGCTCAAAAATATGCCGTTACCATTGGTGGTGGGCAGAACCATCGTCTGGGTTTGTTTGATGCCTTTCTGATTAAAGAAAACCACATTATAGCAGCAGGCGGCATTGTTCAGGCCATTGCCAAAGCCCACAAGATTGCCCCAGGTAAATTGGTAGAAGTCGAAGTGGAAACCTGGGATGAACTCAATCAAGCCTTGGAAGCCAAAGCGGATATTGTGATGCTGGATAACTTTAGCCAGCAGCAGATGATTGAGGCGGTGCAACATGCCGCAGGTCGTTGTAAGTTGGAAGCTTCAGGCAATATTACTATTGAAAATTTACGTGAAGTGGCCAGTACCGGCGTGGATTATATTTCTATGGGCGTTTTAACCAAAGATGTGAAAGCCATTGATTTATCCATGCGCTTTAATGCCTAATTCATAATACAACAAAAGGGGCCTAGGCCCCTTTTATTGTTCTTAAACTTCTATTGTCGATATAAGCGTATCCATAAGATGGCACGATACTGAATGTTTTAAATGGCACTTCCCATAAATGGATCAGAATAGCTGTCTTTGCCAATCTCCAGACGGCCAGCAAAACGACGCTGGAACTGCTCATCCCCCACGATGCTGACACTAAAGTCATACCAGCCATATACAGCCGACATATCTAAAATCAATTCGTTCTCAGTCGCGGTAGTAGGGATTTTCCAGGTTTGTCCATCCAGATAAGCAT
The nucleotide sequence above comes from Acinetobacter sp. 10FS3-1. Encoded proteins:
- the dapA gene encoding 4-hydroxy-tetrahydrodipicolinate synthase — protein: MTQQAQTTQGSIVAIVTPMFEDGSVDWKSLEKLVEWHIAEGTNGIVAVGTTGEASTLSMSEHTQVIKEIIRVAKKRIPVIAGTGANSTHEAIQLTREAKELGADAALLVTPYYNKPTQEGLYQHYKAIAEAVDLPQILYNVPGRTGVDMANETVIRLADIPQIVGIKDATGDVARGAALLEGLTGKNMTVYSGDDATAYQLMGHGAKGNISVTANVAPKAMSEVCAAALQGDMARAEELNSQIANLHNILFCESNPIPVKWALHDMGLIGTGIRLPLTPLAEQYRAPLHEALVVAGVIQ
- the murJ gene encoding murein biosynthesis integral membrane protein MurJ, whose amino-acid sequence is MNRMALWRSTVIVSAMTMLSRVLGLIRDVVLLNVFGAGKDFDTFVVAFRIPNFFRRLFAEGAFSQAFIPVLTEYKTGRAHAEVQILISRVFGCLATVMTTLTMLAIIAAPAVMYVYAPGFHSDPEKFALATDMFRLTIPYLLFMSLTAFASSILNTYGSFTTPAFAPVLLNVAMIAGALWLTPYMAEPIMALGWAVIIAGILQLALQIPELWRKKLLIPPKVDFKHEGVERIMKLMLPALFGVSVTQINLLLNTIWASFMQDGSVSWLYSAERMTELPLGLIGVAIGTVILPSLSARHSEQNPEKFKAMMDWAAKVIVMAGLPASIALFMLSTPIIQALFERGQFTFEDTQMTALALQCMSGGVIAFMLIKVFAPGFYAQQDTRTPVRIGLMAVAANAILNVVFIGLFKLINWEAEHMALALASTGSAMVNAGLLYFYLHKRNIFRFGAHWKKIFLQFLFANAVMIAALGYALTWYDADVSAWMRVVEVLILCLVGMLAYAVALLAVGFRPRHLKP
- the purC gene encoding phosphoribosylaminoimidazolesuccinocarboxamide synthase, encoding MLKQTLLYTGKAKSVYTTDSSDHLILVFRDDASAFNGEKIEQLDRKGKVNNRFNAFIMEKLAEAGIETHFEKLLTPNEVLVKKLDMIPVECVIRNYAAGSLCRRLGVEEGKELTPPTFELFFKDDALGDPMVNESQAIALGWANAEQLEKMKELTYQVNDVLKALFDAGNMILVDFKLEFGVFHDRIVLGDEFSPDGCRLWDKDTKKKLDKDRFRQGLGGVVEAYEEVAARLGINLEDI
- a CDS encoding lipoprotein-34 precursor (NlpB) translates to MHLRLGLTFALSVLGLAGCSSLAFNNGTLDYKETTTLEPLQYPEGAMVRPATPLYPAPIVDPLAIEHAPKLENQRANRFALPRPPAQSMDSTQTDVTETAPIGKPQLVVDGNQNPLLKIDGNSATIWQYTLATLSSLNYSIVGQNPNRHEVTIKVDQQTYVLRLSPVGSSHNLAVFNTDNSFADREKAAELLNQIYQNWPA
- the nadC gene encoding carboxylating nicotinate-nucleotide diphosphorylase, which codes for MSISQALLEQSIQINIQQALSEDIGDGDITALLTPEDEQATATIISREDMVLAGQPWVNALIHAYDPKVEVTWLKNDGERVEANEVFLKLAGSARSLLTVERPALNFIQTLSAVATKTALYVKELKGLNTKLLDTRKTLPGLRIAQKYAVTIGGGQNHRLGLFDAFLIKENHIIAAGGIVQAIAKAHKIAPGKLVEVEVETWDELNQALEAKADIVMLDNFSQQQMIEAVQHAAGRCKLEASGNITIENLREVASTGVDYISMGVLTKDVKAIDLSMRFNA
- a CDS encoding EAL domain-containing protein, translating into MKPGKSRSIPAEATESRVTSVGLLHSSNTVAIQQFIDDLPHPLWVMSKDQQQYFNTAMIEYLGINLNDSHHLDWHHFIHSDDLQAVLDKWHIALNQQQNIDIQCRIQQPEGNYRICRLKIKYCPQPEHLLQWSISLTDLQDYVELQQQLAQSVPRQHNMPDGPAGKTGQIHHSGHQILRIDPLPQNDRCTPAKIGQQTWAELQLNSVSKRDELTGLYNRNTFYHTFKQVLSQAKHQNKKLGLLLIDLDYFRHINDTLGHLAGDHLLHILGQRFQNCFAANTLVARLGGDEFAVLVQDLKSEEQLIATAQLAYQQLKQPVGYLGHSMRSAMSIGCAIYPRDALSSSNLLKSADIALNDLKNSGRGGIRMFNQEMSTSLNQITQQLTLARKIIHADQIVPYYQPKVRLSDGAVIGFEALLRWQDRHQQIQLPSDIFGAFQDYELASRISETMQLKVFADMSRWQAQGLELLPISINAAPVEFLRDNYAEKLLARLARFDIPTDKVELEITEQSLSESGAHYVVRALNLLKQAGIHISLDDFGTGHSSLTRLQEYPVDCIKIDRNFVERMNIDPSALAIVKAITQIGSSISLDILVEGIENTEQLDTLMGCDCQIGQGFYFYRPMSGESAQLLLRSTG
- a CDS encoding YcgN family cysteine cluster protein, which gives rise to MSDVLRPHFWKHYTLTELTSAEWEALCDGCGLCCLIKLEDEETAEVAYTKVACKLLDCQTARCSDYPNRLDYVPDCIQLTPEKLQEIHWLPSSCAYRRVNEGKSLPSWHYLNTGSRQTILQARKSAAGRCLSETDIHEDEIEEYIVRWVR
- a CDS encoding DUF1328 domain-containing protein gives rise to the protein MFRWAIIFAVIALIASLLGFGGVAGLSKDFAIILLVIAVILAIVGFLSRGKV
- the ampD gene encoding 1,6-anhydro-N-acetylmuramyl-L-alanine amidase AmpD, with product MQQAAEFHIKDGQLLGARQLASPNFNRRPEQTEIQLVVIHNISLPPSQFGGTYIEQFFQNQLDCSVHPYFQTIEGMQVSAHLLILRSGEVLQFVNFKDRAWHAGRSTYLAKKECNDYSIGIELEGSDDLPFEAVQYAALVQVTACLQAHYPKIQQHIAGHSDIAPGRKTDPGPYFDWAGFRSQLQYYKTAINAAESGD
- a CDS encoding replication-associated recombination protein A, producing MSDHHIPLPERLRPRDLTEIIGQEHLLGENAPLRQMIDQGHLPSIIFWGPPGVGKTTIALLLAQAVDRPFISLSALNTGVKELRELIAETGDLLTPVVFIDEIHRFNKSQQDALLNAVEKGKITLIGATTENPSFEVNSALLSRCQVYTLNALSPEAIQTLLGQAIEKDSFLKERYLQIEEFDALIQFAAGDARKALNLLDLVASTFEAEQENIITNAVVVKVAQQNIARYDKSGEQHYDLVSAFIKSIRGSDPDAALYWMARMLKGGEDPVFIARRMLIAASEDIGNSNPNALLLAGECFRSVQAVGMPEGRIILGQCAVYLATSAKSNSTYLAINKAMELAEKTANLAVPLHLRNAPTKLMKAQGYGVDYLYPHHYPEHFVLQDYLPPELKGTKLYESARNKREVEAERLQQRRWQQEQQQ